The sequence GCAACGCCCGATCACCACCCCAATTCCGATCCTTACGACGGATGAGGTGGTGCGTCTTCAGACGGCGGACCCGCCGCTCATCCTCGTTGAAGCGCTGCCCTTGATGCACTATCAGGCAGCGCATTTGCCGGGCGCGGTCAATATTCCTGCCGATCAGATCGTGCGCCTAGCCCCAATGCTCCTGCCAGACAAAGCGGCGGTCATTGCCGTGTATTGCTCCAACCATGCGTGTGGAACAGCCCAGCACGTCGCCACGCGGCTTGTCCAGCTTGGCTACCGGCAGGTCTTCCATTACCAAGGTGGCAAACAAGCATGGATGCTTGCGGGACATCCACTTGAAGGCCAATCATAAGGATCGTCCACGATGCCACCATCACCAGCCGACAAACAACGGCGCTTTACCGTGACGCTCCCCGAGGTGCTC comes from Herpetosiphon gulosus and encodes:
- a CDS encoding rhodanese-like domain-containing protein; translation: MIPVNLTTQRPITTPIPILTTDEVVRLQTADPPLILVEALPLMHYQAAHLPGAVNIPADQIVRLAPMLLPDKAAVIAVYCSNHACGTAQHVATRLVQLGYRQVFHYQGGKQAWMLAGHPLEGQS